A window from Pseudomonas moraviensis encodes these proteins:
- a CDS encoding ABC transporter ATP-binding protein has protein sequence MSSALSIRQLTKTYGNGFQALSGIDLDVAEGDFFALLGPNGAGKSTTIGILSTLVNKTSGTVNIFGHDLDKNPAALKRSIGVVPQEFNFNQFEKTFDIVVTQAGYYGIPAKVAKERAEQYLTQLGLWDKRDVPSRSLSGGMKRRLMIARALVHEPRLLILDEPTAGVDIELRRSMWTFLTELNQKGITIILTTHYLEEAEQLCRNIGIIDHGTIVENTSMKQLLGQLHVETFLLDLKNDLHAAPQLLGYPARLLDSHTLEVQVDKSMGITALFTQLAQQNIEVLSLRNKTNRLEELFVSLVEKNLSKVAV, from the coding sequence ATGAGTTCCGCTCTGTCCATCCGGCAGCTAACCAAAACCTACGGCAACGGGTTCCAGGCCTTGAGTGGTATCGATCTGGACGTCGCCGAAGGTGACTTTTTCGCCTTGCTCGGCCCCAACGGCGCCGGCAAATCCACCACCATTGGCATCCTCTCGACCCTGGTCAACAAGACCAGCGGTACGGTGAATATCTTCGGCCACGATCTGGACAAGAACCCGGCGGCGCTCAAGCGCTCGATCGGTGTGGTGCCGCAGGAATTCAATTTCAACCAGTTCGAGAAGACCTTCGACATCGTCGTGACCCAAGCCGGTTACTACGGCATTCCGGCGAAAGTCGCCAAGGAACGCGCCGAGCAGTACCTGACCCAGCTCGGCCTGTGGGACAAGCGCGATGTGCCGTCGCGTTCGCTGTCCGGCGGCATGAAACGTCGTCTGATGATCGCCCGTGCACTGGTGCACGAACCGCGTCTGCTGATCCTCGATGAGCCGACTGCTGGCGTTGATATCGAGCTGCGCCGTTCGATGTGGACCTTCCTCACCGAGCTGAACCAGAAAGGCATCACCATCATCCTGACCACGCATTATCTGGAAGAGGCCGAGCAGTTGTGCCGCAACATCGGCATCATCGACCACGGCACCATCGTCGAAAACACCAGCATGAAACAATTGCTGGGCCAGTTGCACGTGGAAACCTTTTTGCTGGATCTGAAAAACGACCTGCATGCGGCGCCGCAATTGCTCGGCTACCCCGCCCGGTTGCTTGACAGTCATACCCTGGAAGTCCAGGTCGACAAATCCATGGGCATTACGGCGCTGTTCACCCAGTTGGCGCAGCAGAACATCGAAGTGCTGAGCCTGCGCAACAAAACCAATCGCCTCGAGGAGTTGTTCGTGTCCCTGGTGGAGAAAAATCTGTCGAAGGTGGCGGTATGA
- a CDS encoding ABC transporter permease — MSSEFGPNLVALQTIVYREVKRFMRIWPQTLLPPAITMVLYFVIFGNLIGRQIGDMGGFTYMEYIVPGLIMMSVITNSYGNVVSSFFGSKFQRSIEELMVSPVSPHTILIGFTIGGVLRGLAVGLIVTILSLFFTDLQVHHLGVTILVVVLTATIFSLLGFINAVFARNFDDISIIPTFVLTPLTYLGGVFYSITLLPPFWQTVSLANPVLHMVNAFRYGILGVSDIRIGIAITFMLVATVVLYLGCARLLVSGRGMRT; from the coding sequence ATGAGTTCCGAGTTCGGTCCCAACCTGGTCGCCCTGCAAACCATCGTCTACCGCGAGGTCAAACGCTTCATGCGGATCTGGCCGCAGACGCTGCTGCCGCCGGCGATCACCATGGTTCTGTACTTCGTGATCTTCGGCAACCTGATCGGCCGGCAGATCGGCGACATGGGTGGCTTCACCTACATGGAGTACATCGTGCCGGGCCTGATCATGATGTCGGTGATCACCAACTCTTACGGCAACGTGGTATCGAGCTTCTTCGGCAGCAAGTTCCAGCGTTCGATCGAAGAGCTGATGGTCTCACCGGTGTCCCCGCACACGATCCTCATCGGCTTCACCATTGGTGGTGTATTGCGCGGTCTGGCGGTGGGTCTGATCGTGACGATTCTGTCGCTGTTCTTCACCGATTTGCAGGTCCATCACCTCGGCGTGACCATTCTGGTGGTGGTGCTGACCGCGACGATCTTCTCGTTGCTGGGCTTCATCAACGCGGTGTTTGCGCGCAACTTCGATGATATTTCGATCATCCCCACTTTTGTGCTGACTCCGCTGACTTACCTGGGCGGGGTGTTCTACTCGATCACCTTGCTGCCGCCGTTCTGGCAGACCGTGTCGCTGGCCAACCCGGTGCTGCACATGGTCAACGCCTTCCGCTACGGCATCCTTGGTGTCTCGGATATTCGCATCGGCATCGCCATTACGTTCATGCTGGTAGCGACCGTGGTGCTGTATCTCGGCTGTGCGCGGTTGCTGGTGAGCGGGCGCGGCATGCGTACCTGA
- a CDS encoding DUF2062 domain-containing protein, translated as MPRRLFKRYMPDPTSIREHKSLRFLGKLLHDPNLWHLNRHSVARAMAVGLFAAFLPIPAQMLVAAALAVMVRGNMPIAVSLVWLTNPITMPAVFFCTYQAGAFLMDVPARHLPDELTWEWISGELSTLWQPFLLGSVVVGLVLGILAYFLVMLYWRWWVARQWRRRKKRRQK; from the coding sequence ATGCCCCGGCGCTTATTCAAACGTTACATGCCAGACCCGACGAGCATCAGGGAACACAAATCCTTACGCTTTCTCGGCAAGTTGCTGCATGACCCGAACCTCTGGCACCTCAACCGCCACTCGGTGGCCCGGGCGATGGCGGTCGGCCTGTTTGCCGCGTTCCTGCCGATACCAGCACAGATGCTGGTCGCGGCGGCGCTGGCGGTGATGGTGCGCGGCAACATGCCGATCGCGGTGAGTCTGGTCTGGCTGACCAACCCGATCACCATGCCGGCGGTGTTTTTCTGTACCTATCAGGCCGGGGCGTTCCTGATGGATGTGCCGGCGCGACATCTGCCGGACGAGTTGACCTGGGAATGGATCAGCGGCGAATTGTCGACGCTTTGGCAACCGTTTCTGTTGGGCTCGGTGGTCGTCGGCCTGGTGCTGGGCATCCTCGCCTACTTTCTGGTGATGCTGTACTGGCGCTGGTGGGTGGCGCGGCAATGGCGGCGGCGCAAGAAAAGGCGGCAGAAATGA
- a CDS encoding DNA internalization-related competence protein ComEC/Rec2, which yields MRTGMMALAVGLLAPVFLPALPPVGWWVVLPVVALMLLPFRSYPLAFLLFGFTWACVGAQMALNDRLPPRLDGETRWLEGRVVGLPQHGDGVVRFELADARSRHEKLPSLMRLAWYAGPPVNSGERWRLAVKLKRPGGLLNPDAFDYEAWLLAQRIGATGTIKDGQRLAEARYAWRDSVRQRLLAVDAQGREGALAALVLGDGSGLSREDWQVLQDTGTVHLLVISGQHIGLLAAVMYLLVAGLARYGLWPLRWPWLPWACGLAFAAALGYGLLAGFDVPVQRACVMVALVLLWRLRFRHLGAWRPLLLAFNGVLLFDPLASLRPGFWLSFAAVAVLIFTFGGRLGAWRWWQTWTRAQWLIAIGLCPVLLALSLPISVSGPVANLLAVPWVSLVVLPPALLGTLLLPVPYVGEGLLWLAGGLIDWLFIGLALIAGQWPAWIPAAIPSWALVLGSLGALLLLLPRGVPLRPLGWPLMLLLILPPRERIEEGRADVWQLDVGQGLAILVRTRHHALLYDAGPRFGEFDLGERVVLPALRKLNLQTLDLMLLSHADADHAGGAGAVMRGLDVHRIVSGDPPNLPPELSAEACASGEQWQWDGVQFQLWQWSAADDSNQRSCVLQIEANGERLLLTGDIDIHAERVLLDSPLAVPTQWLQSPHHGSRSSSSMALLKALQPEAVLISRGHGNSFGHPHPTVLARYRKQGLRIYDSAEQGAIHLQLGSFKPPWTMRHQRRFWREPPAPGR from the coding sequence ATGCGCACAGGGATGATGGCGCTGGCAGTCGGTCTGCTGGCCCCGGTTTTTTTGCCGGCCTTGCCGCCGGTCGGTTGGTGGGTGGTACTGCCGGTGGTGGCGCTGATGCTCCTACCGTTTCGCAGCTATCCACTGGCATTTTTGTTGTTTGGCTTCACATGGGCCTGCGTCGGCGCGCAGATGGCTCTGAATGACCGCTTGCCGCCGCGACTGGACGGCGAAACCCGTTGGCTCGAAGGGCGCGTGGTCGGCTTGCCGCAGCACGGCGACGGTGTGGTGCGTTTCGAACTGGCTGACGCCCGCTCGCGCCACGAAAAGCTGCCATCGCTGATGCGCCTGGCCTGGTACGCCGGGCCGCCGGTCAACAGCGGCGAACGCTGGCGTCTGGCGGTGAAGTTGAAGCGCCCGGGTGGCTTGCTCAATCCCGACGCCTTCGATTACGAGGCCTGGCTGCTCGCCCAGCGCATCGGTGCGACCGGTACGATCAAGGATGGCCAGCGTCTGGCTGAGGCCCGGTACGCCTGGCGCGATAGCGTTCGTCAGCGCCTGCTGGCGGTCGATGCGCAGGGGCGAGAGGGCGCGTTGGCGGCGCTGGTGCTCGGCGACGGTTCGGGTCTGAGTCGCGAGGACTGGCAGGTACTGCAAGACACCGGCACCGTGCATTTGCTGGTGATTTCCGGCCAGCACATCGGTTTGCTCGCCGCGGTGATGTATCTGCTGGTCGCCGGGCTTGCGCGATACGGTTTATGGCCGTTGCGCTGGCCATGGCTGCCCTGGGCATGCGGCCTGGCCTTCGCGGCGGCGCTGGGTTATGGCTTGCTCGCCGGTTTCGATGTGCCGGTGCAGCGCGCCTGCGTGATGGTGGCGCTGGTGCTGTTGTGGCGCCTGCGTTTTCGCCATCTCGGTGCGTGGAGGCCGTTGTTGCTGGCGTTCAACGGCGTGCTGCTGTTTGATCCGCTGGCCAGTTTGCGTCCCGGTTTCTGGCTGTCTTTCGCGGCGGTGGCCGTACTGATTTTCACCTTCGGCGGGCGGCTGGGCGCTTGGCGCTGGTGGCAGACCTGGACCCGCGCGCAGTGGCTGATCGCGATTGGCTTGTGTCCGGTGTTGCTGGCGCTCAGCTTGCCGATCAGCGTCAGTGGCCCTGTGGCGAATCTGTTGGCGGTGCCGTGGGTCAGTCTTGTGGTATTGCCGCCGGCGTTGCTCGGCACGCTATTGCTGCCCGTGCCTTATGTTGGCGAAGGGTTGTTGTGGCTGGCCGGTGGTTTGATCGACTGGCTGTTTATCGGACTGGCGCTGATTGCCGGGCAATGGCCGGCGTGGATACCTGCCGCCATCCCCTCGTGGGCGCTGGTCTTGGGCAGCCTCGGCGCCTTGTTATTGCTGTTGCCCCGTGGTGTGCCGCTGCGTCCATTGGGCTGGCCGTTGATGTTGCTGCTGATATTGCCGCCGCGAGAGCGAATAGAAGAGGGGCGGGCCGATGTTTGGCAACTCGACGTCGGCCAAGGCCTGGCCATCCTCGTGCGCACCCGCCATCACGCGTTGCTTTATGACGCCGGGCCGCGTTTCGGCGAGTTCGATCTCGGCGAGCGGGTGGTGCTGCCAGCGCTGCGCAAACTCAATCTGCAAACGCTCGACCTGATGCTGCTCAGCCATGCCGACGCCGATCACGCTGGCGGCGCCGGGGCGGTGATGCGTGGATTGGACGTGCACCGCATCGTCAGTGGCGACCCGCCAAACCTGCCGCCGGAGTTGAGCGCCGAAGCCTGCGCAAGTGGCGAACAGTGGCAGTGGGATGGCGTGCAGTTCCAGCTCTGGCAATGGTCTGCGGCCGATGACAGCAACCAGCGCTCCTGTGTCTTGCAGATCGAAGCCAACGGCGAGCGCCTGCTGCTCACCGGCGACATCGACATTCACGCCGAGCGCGTTCTGCTCGACAGTCCACTGGCGGTGCCGACGCAATGGCTGCAATCGCCGCATCACGGCAGTCGCAGCTCATCGTCGATGGCCCTGCTCAAAGCCTTGCAGCCAGAAGCGGTGCTGATCTCCCGTGGCCACGGCAACTCCTTCGGTCACCCGCATCCGACCGTGCTTGCGCGCTACCGCAAGCAAGGCCTGCGCATCTATGACAGCGCCGAGCAGGGCGCCATCCATCTGCAACTGGGCAGCTTCAAACCGCCGTGGACGATGCGTCACCAGCGGCGTTTCTGGCGCGAGCCGCCGGCGCCTGGCCGTTGA
- a CDS encoding MotA/TolQ/ExbB proton channel family protein, with amino-acid sequence MWELVKSGGWMMLPIILSSIAAMAIVAERLWTLRASRVTPEHLLGQVWVWIKDKQLNKEKLKELRANSPLGEILAAGLANSKHGREIMKECIEEAAARVIHELERYVNALGTIAAMSPLLGLLGTVLGMIDIFSAFTGSGMTTNASVLAGGISKALITTAAGLMVGIPAVFFHRFLQRRIDELVVGMEQEAIKLVEVVQGDRDVDLAEGRA; translated from the coding sequence GTGTGGGAATTGGTCAAATCCGGCGGCTGGATGATGTTGCCGATCATTCTGAGTTCCATTGCGGCCATGGCGATCGTTGCCGAACGCCTGTGGACACTGCGCGCCAGTCGCGTCACCCCCGAGCATCTGCTGGGTCAGGTCTGGGTCTGGATCAAGGACAAGCAGCTCAATAAGGAAAAACTCAAGGAATTGCGCGCCAACTCGCCGCTGGGGGAAATCCTCGCCGCGGGCCTGGCCAACTCCAAGCATGGTCGCGAGATCATGAAGGAGTGCATCGAAGAGGCCGCCGCGCGGGTCATTCATGAGCTCGAACGCTATGTCAACGCGTTGGGCACCATCGCCGCGATGTCGCCGTTGCTCGGTCTGCTCGGCACTGTGCTCGGCATGATCGACATTTTCAGTGCCTTCACCGGTTCCGGCATGACCACCAATGCATCGGTGCTGGCCGGCGGTATTTCCAAGGCGCTGATCACCACGGCGGCGGGCCTGATGGTCGGTATTCCGGCGGTGTTCTTCCACCGTTTCCTGCAACGCCGTATCGACGAGCTGGTGGTCGGCATGGAGCAGGAAGCGATCAAACTGGTGGAAGTGGTGCAGGGCGACCGTGATGTCGATCTGGCCGAGGGCCGCGCGTGA
- a CDS encoding ExbD/TolR family protein, which yields MKFRRKPRETIDINLASLIDVVFILLLFFVVTTTFTRETQLRVDLPEAVSGSPAEDQQVKQLDVAISAEGVFSVNNRILPKNDLPTLMEAMQKESNGDTSMPLSISADGKAQHQSVITAMDAAGKLGFSHLRMTTVEAAPKS from the coding sequence GTGAAATTCCGTCGCAAGCCTCGGGAAACCATCGATATCAACCTCGCGTCGCTGATCGACGTGGTGTTCATTCTGCTGCTGTTTTTCGTGGTCACTACCACCTTCACCCGTGAAACCCAGCTGCGCGTGGATTTGCCGGAAGCAGTCAGCGGTTCGCCCGCCGAAGATCAGCAAGTCAAACAACTGGACGTCGCGATCAGCGCCGAAGGCGTGTTCTCGGTGAATAACAGGATTCTGCCGAAGAATGACCTGCCGACGCTGATGGAAGCCATGCAGAAAGAGTCCAACGGCGATACCAGCATGCCGCTGTCGATCAGTGCCGATGGCAAGGCCCAGCACCAATCGGTGATCACCGCCATGGACGCGGCCGGCAAGCTCGGTTTCAGCCACCTGCGCATGACCACGGTCGAGGCGGCGCCGAAATCCTGA
- the lpxK gene encoding tetraacyldisaccharide 4'-kinase encodes MSLSDRLLTAWYQGHPALTLLRPLEMLYRRVVINKRQRFLDGEGEIYQSPVPLIVVGNITVGGTGKTPMILWLIEHCRRRGLRVGVVSRGYGARPPHLPWRVEAAHSAEVAGDEPLLIVQRTGVPLMIDLDRGAAVKALIASEPLDLILSDDGMQHYRLARDLELVLIDAARGLGNQRCLPAGPLREPVERLQSVDGVLFNGALADRDDGFAFRLQPTALVNLHSGERQSLEHFPPGQALHAVAGIGNPQRFFNTLEALDWRPVPHAFADHAEYSVQALNFTPSLPLVMTEKDAVKCRAFAAADWWYLAVDAVPSPAFVAWFDTQLMRLLPDRLLP; translated from the coding sequence ATGAGCCTCTCCGATCGCCTGCTCACCGCGTGGTATCAGGGGCACCCGGCCCTGACGCTGCTGCGGCCGCTGGAAATGTTGTATCGCCGTGTGGTGATCAACAAACGTCAGCGCTTTCTCGACGGCGAAGGTGAAATCTACCAATCGCCCGTGCCGCTGATTGTGGTCGGCAATATCACCGTCGGCGGCACCGGCAAGACACCGATGATTCTCTGGCTGATCGAGCATTGCCGGCGCCGTGGACTGCGGGTTGGCGTGGTCAGTCGTGGTTATGGCGCCAGGCCGCCGCACCTGCCGTGGCGCGTCGAGGCTGCGCACAGCGCCGAGGTAGCCGGTGACGAGCCGCTGCTGATTGTCCAGCGCACCGGCGTGCCACTGATGATCGACCTTGATCGCGGCGCCGCCGTCAAAGCCTTGATCGCCAGTGAGCCCTTGGACCTGATCCTGTCCGACGATGGCATGCAGCATTACCGCCTCGCACGGGATCTGGAACTGGTACTGATCGATGCGGCTCGTGGCTTGGGCAACCAGCGCTGTCTGCCGGCCGGACCATTGCGTGAGCCGGTCGAGCGCCTGCAAAGTGTCGACGGCGTGCTGTTCAACGGTGCCTTGGCTGATCGCGACGACGGTTTCGCCTTCCGCCTGCAACCCACGGCGCTGGTCAATCTGCACAGCGGCGAACGTCAGTCGCTCGAACATTTTCCGCCCGGCCAGGCGCTGCACGCGGTAGCCGGGATCGGCAATCCGCAACGTTTCTTCAATACCCTCGAAGCGCTAGACTGGCGGCCAGTTCCGCATGCGTTTGCCGACCACGCCGAGTACAGCGTGCAGGCCCTGAATTTCACCCCGTCATTACCCTTGGTAATGACCGAAAAGGACGCGGTGAAGTGCCGTGCCTTTGCTGCTGCCGACTGGTGGTATCTGGCGGTCGATGCCGTGCCGTCGCCGGCCTTCGTGGCCTGGTTCGACACGCAGCTGATGCGGCTGTTGCCGGATCGTCTGTTGCCTTAA
- a CDS encoding Trm112 family protein: MDTKLLDILACPVCKGPLKLSADKTELISKGAGLAYPIRDGIPVMLESEARTLTTDERLDK, translated from the coding sequence ATGGACACCAAACTGCTCGACATCCTTGCTTGCCCCGTGTGCAAAGGCCCGCTCAAGCTCAGCGCCGACAAGACCGAACTGATCAGCAAGGGCGCCGGCCTGGCGTACCCGATCCGCGACGGCATCCCGGTAATGCTGGAAAGCGAAGCGCGCACCCTGACCACCGACGAGCGCCTGGATAAATGA
- the kdsB gene encoding 3-deoxy-manno-octulosonate cytidylyltransferase, translating to MTTAFTVVIPSRFASTRLPGKPLLDIAGKPMIQHVWEQASKSSATRVVVATDDARIVQACKSFGAEVVLTREDHNSGTDRLAEVAAKLGLAPDAIVVNVQGDEPLIPPSVIDQVAANLAAHTEARMATLAEPIEDVETLFNPNVVKVSSDINGLALTFSRATLPWARDAFARNREQLPEGVPYRRHIGIYAYRAGFLHDFVSWGPCWLENTESLEQLRALWHGVRIHVADALIAPPTGVDTVEDLERVRRLLGA from the coding sequence ATGACCACAGCCTTCACCGTTGTCATCCCGTCGCGTTTCGCCTCGACCCGTCTGCCGGGCAAGCCGTTGCTCGATATCGCCGGCAAGCCGATGATCCAGCATGTCTGGGAACAGGCCAGCAAAAGCAGCGCCACCCGCGTCGTGGTTGCCACCGATGACGCGCGCATTGTCCAAGCGTGCAAAAGCTTTGGCGCCGAAGTGGTGCTCACCCGTGAAGATCACAATTCCGGCACTGATCGTCTGGCCGAAGTCGCGGCGAAACTGGGTCTTGCGCCGGATGCGATCGTGGTCAACGTGCAAGGCGATGAGCCGTTGATTCCGCCGAGCGTGATCGATCAGGTCGCCGCTAACCTGGCCGCTCACACCGAAGCGCGCATGGCCACCTTGGCCGAGCCGATCGAAGACGTCGAAACCCTGTTCAACCCCAACGTTGTGAAGGTTTCCAGCGACATCAACGGTCTGGCCCTGACATTCAGTCGTGCAACCTTGCCATGGGCTCGCGATGCATTCGCCAGAAACCGCGAGCAACTGCCGGAAGGCGTGCCCTATCGCCGCCACATCGGTATTTATGCCTATCGCGCCGGGTTCCTCCACGACTTCGTGAGCTGGGGGCCCTGCTGGCTGGAAAACACCGAATCCCTCGAGCAACTGCGTGCCTTGTGGCACGGCGTGCGCATTCATGTCGCCGACGCGCTGATCGCGCCGCCGACCGGCGTCGACACCGTCGAAGACCTTGAGCGGGTTCGTCGCCTGCTGGGGGCCTGA
- a CDS encoding low molecular weight protein-tyrosine-phosphatase encodes MRVLFVCLGNICRSPTAEGVLRHKLREAGLADVVEVASAGTGDWHVGNPPDKRSQAAAKLRGYDLSTQRAQQVSRADFASYDLILAMDNSNLRNLKALQPSAGKAELDLFLRRYAGLVDEVPDPYYDGDQGFEQVLDLIEAACDQLLIEVKGRL; translated from the coding sequence ATGCGCGTTCTGTTTGTGTGCCTGGGCAACATCTGCCGTTCGCCCACCGCCGAAGGCGTGTTGCGCCACAAGTTGCGCGAAGCCGGATTGGCGGACGTGGTCGAAGTGGCCTCCGCCGGCACCGGTGACTGGCACGTCGGCAACCCGCCGGACAAGCGCAGCCAGGCCGCGGCGAAACTGCGCGGTTATGACCTGTCGACGCAACGCGCGCAGCAGGTCAGCCGGGCCGATTTCGCCAGCTACGACCTGATTCTCGCCATGGATAACAGCAACCTGCGCAACCTCAAAGCCTTGCAGCCGTCCGCCGGCAAGGCCGAGCTTGACCTGTTCCTGCGTCGCTATGCTGGATTGGTCGATGAAGTGCCAGATCCGTATTACGACGGTGATCAGGGTTTCGAGCAGGTGCTCGATCTGATCGAAGCGGCCTGCGATCAACTGCTGATCGAAGTGAAGGGCCGCTTATGA
- the murB gene encoding UDP-N-acetylmuramate dehydrogenase, translating into MSLQIQAQVSLKAFNTFGVDVRAQLFAEAHSDADVREALAYAASHDVPLLVIGGGSNLLLTADVQALVLRMATRGIRLLSDDGSRVVVEAEAGEPWHPFVQHTLAQGLAGLENLSLIPGTVGAAPMQNIGAYGVEIKDVFAGLTALDRESGELRDFSLEDCNFGYRDSLFKQQPGRWLILRVRFRLDRAAHLHLEYGPVRQRLSEQGIEQPTPTDVSRAICSIRSEKLPDPAVLGNAGSFFKNPLVPAAVVTQIKAQHPDLVAYPQADGQMKLAAGWLIERAGWKGFRDGDAGVHKLQALVLVNYGTATGLQLLDLAQRIQKDIAERFHVELEMEPNRY; encoded by the coding sequence ATGAGTTTGCAGATCCAAGCACAAGTGTCGCTGAAAGCGTTCAACACCTTTGGCGTCGATGTGCGTGCGCAACTGTTTGCCGAAGCCCACAGCGACGCCGACGTCCGCGAAGCGCTGGCCTATGCCGCGTCCCATGACGTGCCGTTGCTGGTGATCGGCGGCGGCAGCAATTTGCTGCTGACGGCGGATGTTCAGGCGTTGGTGTTGCGCATGGCCACTCGTGGCATTCGGCTGCTCAGCGATGATGGCAGTCGCGTGGTGGTCGAGGCGGAAGCGGGCGAACCGTGGCATCCGTTCGTGCAGCACACGCTGGCCCAGGGGCTGGCCGGGCTGGAAAACCTCAGCCTGATTCCTGGCACCGTCGGCGCCGCGCCGATGCAGAATATCGGTGCCTATGGCGTCGAGATCAAAGATGTGTTTGCCGGGCTGACCGCGCTCGACCGCGAGAGCGGCGAGCTGCGTGATTTCAGTCTGGAAGACTGCAACTTCGGCTACCGCGACAGTCTGTTCAAGCAGCAGCCGGGACGTTGGCTGATCCTGCGGGTGCGCTTCAGGCTCGATCGCGCAGCGCACCTGCATCTGGAATACGGCCCAGTGCGTCAGCGCTTGAGCGAGCAGGGCATCGAGCAGCCGACGCCCACCGACGTCAGCCGCGCCATCTGCAGCATCCGCAGCGAAAAACTGCCGGACCCGGCGGTGCTCGGCAACGCCGGCAGCTTCTTCAAGAACCCGCTGGTGCCCGCCGCTGTAGTCACGCAGATCAAAGCGCAGCACCCGGATCTGGTGGCTTATCCGCAAGCCGATGGACAGATGAAACTGGCCGCCGGCTGGCTGATCGAACGCGCCGGCTGGAAGGGTTTTCGCGACGGCGATGCCGGCGTGCACAAGTTGCAGGCACTGGTGCTGGTCAACTACGGCACGGCCACCGGTCTGCAACTGCTCGACCTGGCGCAACGTATCCAGAAAGACATCGCCGAGCGCTTCCATGTCGAACTGGAAATGGAGCCCAATCGGTATTGA
- a CDS encoding (2Fe-2S)-binding protein — MITLKLNGQDHSLDVTEDMPLLWAIRDVAGYNGTKFGCGMGLCGACTIHIDGLPARSCITPIGSVIGQNVTTIDNLHADPVGKVVQQAWLDSAVAQCGYCQGGQIMSATALLKTNPNPSDEQIEEAMVGNICRCGTYNRIKTAIRQASTQLKEVKA; from the coding sequence ATGATTACCCTGAAACTCAACGGTCAAGACCACTCCCTCGATGTCACCGAAGACATGCCGCTGCTGTGGGCGATTCGTGACGTAGCCGGTTACAACGGCACCAAGTTCGGTTGCGGCATGGGCCTGTGCGGCGCCTGCACCATCCACATCGACGGCTTGCCGGCGCGCAGTTGCATCACGCCGATCGGCTCGGTGATCGGCCAGAATGTCACCACCATCGATAACCTCCACGCCGATCCGGTGGGCAAGGTCGTTCAGCAAGCCTGGCTCGACAGCGCGGTCGCGCAATGCGGTTATTGCCAGGGCGGGCAGATCATGTCGGCCACCGCTCTGCTGAAAACCAATCCCAACCCGAGCGACGAGCAGATCGAAGAAGCCATGGTCGGCAACATCTGCCGCTGCGGCACCTACAACCGGATCAAAACCGCGATCCGCCAGGCCTCCACGCAACTGAAGGAGGTGAAGGCATGA